The genomic DNA TACTACCAAGGTCACGCTGTGATGTTGGATCGACCGCTGCGCGATGCGGGGGCGGCTGCATGGGACGACTATTTGCACAACCGTGATAACCCCGCCGGAGAGACCCGTGATTTATGGCACCACGAAGCGGGCTGCGGCGCGTGGATCGTGGTGACCCGCAACACTGTGACACATGCGGTTTTAGGCGCAGTTCTGGCCGAGAAGGCAAAAACATGAGGATCGCAGGCAGAGGATTTAACCGTGGCGCGCGCGCGGTGCCATTCACCTTTGACGGGCAATCCTACACAGGACGCGAAGGTGATACCCTCGCGGCAGCGCTGTTGGCAAACGACGTTCGCCTTGTCGCCCGGTCGTTCAAGTATCACCGACCGCGCGGTGTGCTGACCGCAGGCTCCGAAGAACCGAACGCGCTGGTCACGGTGGGGAACGGTGCCGCGCAAGACCCCAACATCCGTGCCACGACATTGGAAATCTATGACGGCCTTGCCGCACGGTCCCAAAACGCGTGGCCGTCGTTGAAACACGATGCCATGGCGATCAATGATCTGCTGTCGCCATTTCTAAGTGCCGGATTTTATTATAAAACCTTCATGTGGCCCAAATCGTTTTGGGAAAAGCTGTATGAACCTATTATCCGCCACGCCGCTGGCCTAGGCGCGCTTTCTGGTGCGACAAACCAAGACATCTATGAAAAAGCATTCGCCAATTGCGACGTGCTGATCATCGGGGCCGGGCCTGCGGGGATTATGGCTGCACTTACTGCGGCACAGGCGGGCGCGGATGTAATTTTGACCGACGAAGGCACGGCAGGTGGCGGGCGCCTGCTGACTGAAACCTATGACGTGAACGGCCGATCGGGTGAAGACTGGGCGGCAGAACAATTGGCCGCGCTTTCAAGCATGGAAAACGTGCGCATCATGACACGCACAACTGTGACTGGGGCCTACGACCAAGGCACGTTTGCCGCACTGGAAACCGTTCCATCGCGCAATCCGAACGCGCCGAAAGAATGTTTCTGGCGCATCGTCGCAAAGCGGTCAATCTTGTGTGCTGGGGCGCTGGAACGTCCCATCGCATTTCCGAATAATGACCGTCCTGGCATCATGCTGGCCTCAGCGGTGCGCGCATACCTCAACCGCTGGGGCGTCGCCCCGGGGCAGGCGGTGACGATATTTACCAACAATGACGACGCACACCGAACGGCGCTGGATCTCATTGATGCTGGCGTGACCGTTGTGGGTGTAATCGACAGCCGCGCGGACGCTGTAGCTTTGGGCGATTATCCAATCTTCGTGGCCGGGCAGGTTATCGCGACCAAGGGGCGGCACGGGCTGACTGGCGTCACCGTGTGCGACGCCAACGGCACGCACGATATTCAAACCGATTGTTTGGCGATGTCGGGCGGCTGGAACCCGACAGTGCATTTGACCTGCCACATGAACGCGCGACCCACATGGTCAGACGATATCCTCAGCTTTGTGCCGACAGACGGATCGATCCCGAATATATTGGTGGCAGGGGCCGCGCGCGGCGTCTTTTCAACGTTGGGATGTTTGGCGGATGGAATTGCAGTTGCCAACGACACGGTCCGCGAACTCGGGCTGACCGCGCAACAGATTGACACGCCAACAGCGGATGACAGCCCCTATCGCATTGAACCGCTGTGGCAAGTGGATGGTAAGGGGCGAAAATGGCTCGACTTTCAGAACGACGTGCATGTGAAAGACATCGCGCTGGCGGTGCAGGAAAATTTCCGCAGTGTTGAGCATATGAAACGCTACACGACGCAGGGCATGGCCACCGATCAGGGTAAGAATTCCAACGTTGTCGCCCTTGCGGTGCTGGCGGATGCGACGGGGCGTGGCATTCCTGAAACTGGCACAACCACATTTCGCCCGCCCTACGTGCCCGTCGCGATTGCCGCGATGGGTGCAGGGGCGCAAGGCCATGGGTTTGCGCCTGAACGCCACACCACGTCGCATAAAATCGCGCTGGATCAGGGTGCGCCGATGATGGAAGCAGGCCTGTGGTATCGCCCTAGTTATTTCCCGAAGCCCGGTGAAACCACATGGCTTGACGCCTGCAATCGTGAAGTGGCGATGGTGCGCAATCACGTCGGCATCTGCGATGTCAGCACGCTGGGAAAGATTGATATTCAGGGGCCGGACGCCGCTGCATTCCTGGATTTCGTCTATTGCAACACGTTCTCGACGTTGCGCGAAAACCGCGTGCGGTACGGGTTGATGCTGCGTGAAGACGGGCATGTGATGGACGACGGCACAACTGCGTGTCTTGGCCCGAACCACTATGTGATGACCACGACGACGGCGGCGGCGGGGCAGGTGATGAAGCACCTCGATTGGGTGAGCCAAGCTTTGCGCCCCGATCTTGATGTGCGATTTGCCTCTATCACCGAACATTGGGCGCAATTCGCAATTGCCGGGCCAAAATCGCGTGATCTGCTGAATTCTGTTTTAGACACACAGATTGATGATGAAAACTGGCCGTTTATGGCCTGTGGTCCAGTCGATATTGCGGGTTTTCAGGGCCGATTGTTCCGCATCTCATTCTCGGGCGAACATGCTTATGAAATCGCCGTCCCATCGCGCTATGGTGCGTCGCTGTTTCGCCTTCTTTGCGCACAGGCCGAAGCGATGGATGGTGGGCTGTATGGTCTGGAAGCGCTCAACGTGTTGCGGATCGAAAAGGGCTTCATCACCCATGCGGAAATTCATGGCCGCGTCACCGCAAACGACATCGGTTTTGGCCGTATGGTGAGCCAGAAAAAAGACTGCATCGGTAATGCGATGTCACAACGTCCGGGGCTGTTGGAGGTTGATCGTGAACTGCTTGTCGGGCTGAAACCCGTTGAAATAACCGGTAAATTAACCGCAGGGGCGCATCTATTTGTAGACGGCGCAGACGCAGTCAGCGCAAATGATCAAGGCTACGTCACCTCGGTTTGTTACTCGCCTACTTTGGGCCATGACCTCGCGCAGGCGTTCCTGAAAGACGGCCCGAACCGCCACGGTGAACACATCATGCTGGTCGATCATCTGCGCGATATCCAGACCCTGTGTGAGGTGTGCCACCCCGTCTTTTTTGACCCGAAAGGGGAACTTGCCCGTGGTTAAATTGATCGCAAATTCGCCCTGCGCTGGGCTGCTGCCAAAGACCATTGGCACGGTCTCATTTACTGAAATCGACGTGGGTCAGATGACGTTGGTGGCACCGTTTAGGGGCCAGAAAAAATCTGTCTCGGACGTGCTGAAATCAGCAATTGGTGTTGGGTTTCCAGCCCCGAACCGCACAATTGGCACGACGCCACGTGCCGTTTGGTGCGGTAAGGGGCAAGCATTGATTATGGGGGCAGACTGTCCTGACTTGGATGGTGCGGCCTGCGTTGACCATTCAGACGCGTGGGCGATTGTGTTGCTCGACGGGGCGGATGCCACGGCTATTCTTGCGCGCCTTACTCCGATTGATCTGCGCTTATCGATGTTCAAACGGGGCCACACCGCCCGCACTTTGATCGGTCATATGACGGGCGGCATCACACGTTTGGGCCTGCAAAGCTTTGAAGTGATGGTGATGCGATCAATGGCGGCAACTCTGGTACACGATCTGACGCAAGCGGCGGAAAATATGGCGGCGCGGGCGGGTTCCCCGGATGGGCAGGGGACGACCTAGCAGAAGATGATCACTGGCATTTTGATCGTGACAGTCACGCTGCGTGCTTCTAAGTTAATCAATGATTGCCGTTTGCGCGACAGAAATGTCTGCAGGTAGCGCCGCGTCGTTGGGGTCCAGCCGTTCAGCCTACATCGCGGCAAAATCCATTGGTGTGCTGCCGGTTTCCATCTGACTGATGGGTAGAATAGCAAAGGCGGTGGCAATCAGGGGCGGGCGAAAAAATGGCAGCACTTAGCTGGATCCTCGCAATTGAATAGCGCAAGAATGGCCTAGCCTGCGCTACCGCGGACGTCAAGAATTCCTAGCTGGACGTCACTGGGCTAATCTTTGCCAAGACGCTGCGCTGGGTGACTTGGCCCAACGGCGTGCCATTCTCAATCACCGTCAACGCCCCAAATTGGCATAAACTGTCGATGACATCCGACACTGGCGTTTCTGCGTCAACCTCATGTCCACCTAATCCCCAATCGGGTTCGGCAATCATCACATCGCGGGCGCAAAGCACACCAAGTGGGTTCATATTTGCCACAAAATCAGCGACATAGCCATTTGCAGGGTTTGAAAATATTTCACGCGGGGTGCCGCACTGCACAATGCGTCCGCCTTCCATAATGGCGATGCGATTGCCAATTTTAAACGCTTCGTCCAGATCATGGCTGACGAAAATGATCGTTCGGTTCAGCCGCTGTTGTAGATCAAGCAGTTCGTCCTGCAGGCGCGTGCGGATTAGTGGATCAAGGGCGCTGAACGGTTCGTCCATCAACAAGATTGGCGCGTCCGTCACGAATGCGCGCGCAAGGCCGACGCGCTGTTGCATGCCCCCCGATAGCTCCCCGACCAGCGCATCGGCGCGATCCGCCAGGCCAACCAGTTCCAATTGTTCATCTACTTTGCGGCGGCGGTTCACCTTTGTCATGCCACCAAGTTCCAGACCCAGCCCGACGTTGTCGCGCACGGTGCGCCATGGCAGCAAACCAAACGCCTGGAACACCATCGACACGCATTCAAGGCGCAGTTTGCGCAGCTCGGATGGGGGGGCGGACCCGACTTCGCACGCCCAGTCACCGTCATGGACCTGCACGGCGCCGCGCGCGACAGGGTTCAATCCGTTAACGGCACGCAAAAGCGTCGATTTACCAGATCCCGACAGCCCCATCAGCACCAAAATCTCACCCTTATTCACGTCAAGTGAACAATTATGCACGCCCAGTATTTGCCCGCAGGCGTTCTGAATTTCGCCTCGATCCATGCCTTGATCCATCATCGGCAGGGCCACGTCCGGATCACTACCAAAGACGATAGACACGTTTTGGAATTCAACCGCTTTTATCATTTTGTCCTGCTCGTTGTTTTGATCTGCCATTATTTTGATCCAACGCGCAGCATACGATCTAGCATGATGGCAACCACCACGATAATCAGCCCGGATTCAAATCCTTTGGCGGTGTCGACGGTGTTAAGTGCGCGCACAACAGGAACGCCCAAACCGTCCGCACCAACCAATGCTGCGATGACGACCATCGACAGCGACAGCATGATCGTTTGGTTCAATCCTGTCATAATCTGCGGCATCGCGGACGGGAGTTCGACCTTGACCAGTTTTTGGCGTTTAGTGGCGCCAAATGCGTCCGCGGCTTCAAGCAAGGATTGTGGGGTGGATGAGATGCCCAAGTGGGTTAACCGGATCGAAGCAGGAAGCACGAAGATCACTGTGGCGACCAATCCGGGCACCATACCGATGCCGAAAAATACAATGGCGGGGATGAGATAGACAAACGTGGGCAATGTTTGCATCAGGTCGAGAACAGGTCGCATCCACGCATACAGACGCGGCCGGTGGGCGGCGCCAATGCCAATAGGAACGCCAATCGACATGCAAACGACGCAGGCCGACAACACAAGGCTAAGACTTTCGGCGGTTTCTTCATAATAGCCTTGATCGATGATGAATAAAAAACCGAACGCGATCAGGGCGACGATCGCCCATTTGCGATGCAGGACATAGGCAAGTGCTGCAAACAACGCGACGACCAAAAATGCATGGGTCTGTTCCGTCC from Octadecabacter antarcticus 307 includes the following:
- a CDS encoding sarcosine oxidase subunit delta gives rise to the protein MRLPCPLCGDRDRREFYYQGHAVMLDRPLRDAGAAAWDDYLHNRDNPAGETRDLWHHEAGCGAWIVVTRNTVTHAVLGAVLAEKAKT
- the choV gene encoding choline ABC transporter ATP-binding protein, whose amino-acid sequence is MADQNNEQDKMIKAVEFQNVSIVFGSDPDVALPMMDQGMDRGEIQNACGQILGVHNCSLDVNKGEILVLMGLSGSGKSTLLRAVNGLNPVARGAVQVHDGDWACEVGSAPPSELRKLRLECVSMVFQAFGLLPWRTVRDNVGLGLELGGMTKVNRRRKVDEQLELVGLADRADALVGELSGGMQQRVGLARAFVTDAPILLMDEPFSALDPLIRTRLQDELLDLQQRLNRTIIFVSHDLDEAFKIGNRIAIMEGGRIVQCGTPREIFSNPANGYVADFVANMNPLGVLCARDVMIAEPDWGLGGHEVDAETPVSDVIDSLCQFGALTVIENGTPLGQVTQRSVLAKISPVTSS
- the choW gene encoding choline ABC transporter permease subunit: MTVLHNIWDAIIALFHGLWWCVVAMWDFIVWLIPAVFWFITWAPQRILGMTDEKLPVGTTARDGFEYIKEGAAPFLDGFSDLIEVFIEVLLALMLRPPGINWINGRRFEPFVSFWTEQTHAFLVVALFAALAYVLHRKWAIVALIAFGFLFIIDQGYYEETAESLSLVLSACVVCMSIGVPIGIGAAHRPRLYAWMRPVLDLMQTLPTFVYLIPAIVFFGIGMVPGLVATVIFVLPASIRLTHLGISSTPQSLLEAADAFGATKRQKLVKVELPSAMPQIMTGLNQTIMLSLSMVVIAALVGADGLGVPVVRALNTVDTAKGFESGLIIVVVAIMLDRMLRVGSK
- a CDS encoding sarcosine oxidase subunit gamma: MVKLIANSPCAGLLPKTIGTVSFTEIDVGQMTLVAPFRGQKKSVSDVLKSAIGVGFPAPNRTIGTTPRAVWCGKGQALIMGADCPDLDGAACVDHSDAWAIVLLDGADATAILARLTPIDLRLSMFKRGHTARTLIGHMTGGITRLGLQSFEVMVMRSMAATLVHDLTQAAENMAARAGSPDGQGTT
- a CDS encoding sarcosine oxidase subunit alpha family protein translates to MRIAGRGFNRGARAVPFTFDGQSYTGREGDTLAAALLANDVRLVARSFKYHRPRGVLTAGSEEPNALVTVGNGAAQDPNIRATTLEIYDGLAARSQNAWPSLKHDAMAINDLLSPFLSAGFYYKTFMWPKSFWEKLYEPIIRHAAGLGALSGATNQDIYEKAFANCDVLIIGAGPAGIMAALTAAQAGADVILTDEGTAGGGRLLTETYDVNGRSGEDWAAEQLAALSSMENVRIMTRTTVTGAYDQGTFAALETVPSRNPNAPKECFWRIVAKRSILCAGALERPIAFPNNDRPGIMLASAVRAYLNRWGVAPGQAVTIFTNNDDAHRTALDLIDAGVTVVGVIDSRADAVALGDYPIFVAGQVIATKGRHGLTGVTVCDANGTHDIQTDCLAMSGGWNPTVHLTCHMNARPTWSDDILSFVPTDGSIPNILVAGAARGVFSTLGCLADGIAVANDTVRELGLTAQQIDTPTADDSPYRIEPLWQVDGKGRKWLDFQNDVHVKDIALAVQENFRSVEHMKRYTTQGMATDQGKNSNVVALAVLADATGRGIPETGTTTFRPPYVPVAIAAMGAGAQGHGFAPERHTTSHKIALDQGAPMMEAGLWYRPSYFPKPGETTWLDACNREVAMVRNHVGICDVSTLGKIDIQGPDAAAFLDFVYCNTFSTLRENRVRYGLMLREDGHVMDDGTTACLGPNHYVMTTTTAAAGQVMKHLDWVSQALRPDLDVRFASITEHWAQFAIAGPKSRDLLNSVLDTQIDDENWPFMACGPVDIAGFQGRLFRISFSGEHAYEIAVPSRYGASLFRLLCAQAEAMDGGLYGLEALNVLRIEKGFITHAEIHGRVTANDIGFGRMVSQKKDCIGNAMSQRPGLLEVDRELLVGLKPVEITGKLTAGAHLFVDGADAVSANDQGYVTSVCYSPTLGHDLAQAFLKDGPNRHGEHIMLVDHLRDIQTLCEVCHPVFFDPKGELARG